One region of Jatrophihabitans cynanchi genomic DNA includes:
- a CDS encoding ABC transporter permease, with amino-acid sequence MARSGLRELWSDKAGFVGLLLVAIFVLVALFAPLLAPHDPSAQVLGDRLSPPFWEHGGSMRNILGTDQLGRDIFSRIMYGSRVSLLVGVSVVLIAGAVGTTVGVISGYFGGRIDGFIMRVVDTQGAFPGLLLALLILAAVGPSVHTVIIVLCLDGWLMYARVARGTVLSLREMPYVEAAELVGCRSLRVMVRHVAPNMTSPILTVAVLEFARIILAEAVLSFLGLGVQPPQMSWGLEIAEGQDYVYSAWWLVTFPGIAIAVTVLGVNMFASWLRVAADPQEREKRFAATAGALGGGSI; translated from the coding sequence ATGGCTCGCTCCGGGCTGCGTGAGCTCTGGTCGGACAAGGCCGGATTCGTCGGCCTGCTACTTGTCGCGATCTTCGTTCTGGTCGCCTTGTTCGCGCCGTTGCTGGCCCCGCACGACCCGTCCGCACAGGTGCTCGGCGATCGGCTCTCGCCTCCGTTCTGGGAGCACGGCGGCTCGATGCGCAACATCCTCGGTACGGATCAGCTCGGCCGGGACATCTTCTCGAGGATCATGTACGGCTCGCGGGTCTCGCTGCTCGTCGGGGTGTCGGTGGTGCTCATCGCGGGGGCCGTCGGGACGACGGTCGGAGTCATCTCGGGCTACTTCGGCGGCCGGATCGACGGCTTCATCATGCGAGTCGTCGACACCCAGGGTGCCTTCCCCGGACTGCTGCTCGCCCTGCTCATCCTCGCGGCAGTAGGGCCGAGCGTGCACACCGTGATCATCGTGCTCTGCCTCGACGGCTGGCTGATGTACGCGCGCGTCGCACGCGGCACCGTGCTGTCTCTACGGGAGATGCCCTACGTGGAGGCGGCGGAACTGGTCGGCTGCCGCTCCCTGCGGGTGATGGTGCGCCACGTCGCCCCGAACATGACCTCGCCGATCCTGACGGTGGCGGTCCTGGAGTTCGCGCGCATCATCCTGGCCGAGGCGGTGCTGTCGTTCCTGGGGCTCGGCGTGCAGCCGCCACAGATGTCGTGGGGCCTGGAGATCGCCGAGGGACAGGACTACGTCTACAGCGCCTGGTGGCTGGTGACCTTCCCGGGCATCGCCATCGCGGTGACGGTGCTCGGTGTCAACATGTTCGCCAGTTGGCTGCGCGTCGCCGCCGATCCCCAGGAGCGGGAGAAGCGGTTCGCCGCCACGGCCGGCGCACTCGGAGGAGGCTCGATATGA
- a CDS encoding ABC transporter permease produces the protein MGRYLVQRIGQGLIVIIGVVTVVFVVTRVVGDPAKVMLPLTSTAAQRKAFDHQLGLDKPLIVQYFDFWKGILHGNFGESYVRKQPALHVALDYLPATLELVFVGMAIAFVLAVTIGVIAALRPGRLLDRAVTFVSLIGLSVPQFWLGLLLIILFGVKLGWFPVSGRDGATAIVLPAITLAAPTTGRTAMVVRSSMIDELNKQYVLTAEAKGLSAWRRIGVHTLRNALAPAVTLFGWDLVRALAGFDVVVEVVFGWTGIGHLAYDSILGQDFTELQAIVILVAILVVIINICMDMVYRLIDPRVKVGA, from the coding sequence ATGGGCAGGTACCTAGTCCAGAGGATCGGTCAGGGTCTGATCGTCATCATCGGCGTGGTCACGGTGGTGTTCGTCGTCACCAGGGTTGTCGGCGATCCGGCGAAGGTCATGCTGCCGCTGACATCAACGGCTGCCCAGCGCAAGGCGTTCGATCACCAGCTCGGCTTGGACAAGCCGTTGATCGTGCAGTACTTCGACTTCTGGAAGGGCATCCTGCACGGCAACTTCGGCGAGTCCTACGTACGCAAGCAGCCGGCGCTGCACGTGGCGCTGGACTACCTGCCGGCCACGCTGGAACTGGTGTTCGTCGGGATGGCGATCGCGTTCGTCCTCGCGGTCACGATCGGTGTGATCGCGGCGCTGCGTCCCGGTCGCCTGCTCGACCGGGCGGTGACGTTCGTCAGCCTGATCGGGCTGTCCGTGCCGCAGTTCTGGCTCGGCCTGTTGCTGATCATCTTGTTCGGGGTGAAGCTGGGCTGGTTCCCGGTGTCCGGCCGTGACGGGGCGACCGCGATCGTGCTACCGGCCATCACGCTTGCCGCGCCCACTACCGGCCGAACCGCGATGGTGGTGCGCTCGTCGATGATCGACGAGCTGAACAAGCAGTACGTGCTCACCGCCGAGGCGAAGGGATTGAGCGCGTGGCGCCGGATCGGCGTCCACACGCTGCGCAACGCCCTCGCCCCGGCGGTGACCCTGTTCGGCTGGGATCTGGTCCGGGCCCTTGCTGGGTTCGACGTCGTCGTCGAGGTGGTGTTCGGCTGGACCGGGATCGGTCACCTCGCCTACGACTCGATCCTCGGTCAGGACTTCACCGAACTGCAGGCGATCGTCATCCTGGTCGCGATCCTGGTCGTGATCATCAACATCTGTATGGACATGGTCTACCGGCTCATCGACCCGCGAGTGAAGGTAGGTGCGTAG
- a CDS encoding ABC transporter substrate-binding protein, with product MRKRITVTLGLPIVVAIGLSACSSSKGADQSSNNGKATQGASVTLTINGEPTTLDPQARDDGNLRDVDDNIYETLLTRSPDGTKLEPLLASAMPNRIDPTTWQFQLRQDVKFTDGEPFDAASAAYSINRIIAPKFNSELLGSISTITGAKAAGQYTLDVTTKAPDPILPSRMYFISMMAPNAKDPAKTPVGTGPYVLKTWANGDHITLTANPDYWGSKPSITTATFNYPQESGTRLAQLLSGKTDLVTNLLPTDAKSAPQLLVAPGDNHATLILNAESGVTADVRVRQALNYAVNTPELATSLFDGHATPDACQVMDKSWFGYNPDLKPFEYNKDKAKELLQQAGAVGKTINIVGDASGRWLADRDFVQAIAQAWRSVGLKVNVQLLQFNQYLDKLFNQPARPDAVMVYTDNSLFDADRTISTYYEHGGSGASNNDSQISQLADAARSDLDTTSRLQDYNKILQAGCDQALFYFGLHVEDLYGASKRLHWTPRADSQIYLNQMSVS from the coding sequence ATGCGCAAGCGAATCACGGTGACGCTCGGCCTTCCGATCGTGGTTGCGATCGGTCTGTCCGCGTGCAGTTCGAGCAAAGGTGCCGACCAGAGTTCGAACAACGGCAAGGCGACACAGGGTGCGTCAGTCACCCTGACGATCAACGGGGAGCCGACGACGCTCGACCCGCAGGCGCGAGACGACGGCAACCTGCGCGACGTCGATGACAACATCTACGAGACGCTGCTGACCCGCTCGCCCGACGGCACCAAGCTGGAGCCCTTGCTGGCAAGCGCGATGCCGAACCGGATCGACCCGACCACCTGGCAGTTCCAGCTTCGCCAGGACGTCAAGTTCACCGACGGCGAGCCGTTCGACGCCGCCAGCGCCGCATACAGCATCAATCGCATCATCGCGCCGAAGTTCAACTCCGAGTTGCTGGGCAGCATCAGCACCATCACCGGTGCCAAGGCGGCAGGGCAGTACACCCTCGATGTCACCACGAAGGCGCCCGACCCGATCCTGCCCTCGCGCATGTACTTCATCTCGATGATGGCCCCGAATGCGAAGGACCCGGCCAAGACCCCGGTGGGCACCGGACCCTACGTGCTGAAGACGTGGGCGAATGGTGATCACATCACGCTGACGGCGAACCCCGACTACTGGGGCTCCAAGCCGAGCATCACGACCGCCACCTTCAACTACCCGCAGGAGTCGGGTACCCGGCTTGCCCAACTACTGTCGGGGAAGACCGATCTGGTGACGAACCTGCTGCCCACCGACGCCAAGTCGGCGCCGCAGTTGCTGGTCGCGCCCGGTGACAACCACGCCACGCTCATCCTGAACGCGGAGAGCGGGGTCACCGCCGATGTGCGGGTTCGCCAGGCCTTGAACTACGCGGTGAACACGCCGGAGCTGGCGACGAGCCTGTTCGACGGCCACGCCACCCCGGATGCCTGCCAGGTCATGGACAAGAGCTGGTTCGGCTACAACCCCGATCTGAAGCCGTTCGAGTACAACAAGGACAAGGCCAAGGAGTTGCTGCAGCAGGCGGGCGCCGTGGGCAAGACGATCAACATCGTCGGTGACGCATCCGGGCGGTGGCTCGCTGACCGCGACTTCGTCCAGGCGATCGCGCAGGCCTGGCGGTCCGTCGGCCTGAAGGTCAACGTCCAGTTGCTCCAGTTCAACCAGTACCTGGACAAGCTGTTCAACCAGCCGGCGCGGCCGGACGCGGTCATGGTCTACACCGACAACTCGTTGTTCGACGCCGACCGGACGATCTCCACGTACTACGAGCACGGTGGCTCGGGTGCATCGAACAACGACTCGCAGATCAGCCAGCTGGCCGACGCAGCTCGCAGCGACCTGGACACCACCAGCCGGCTGCAGGACTACAACAAGATCCTGCAGGCCGGTTGCGACCAGGCTCTGTTCTACTTCGGCTTGCACGTCGAGGACCTTTACGGCGCGTCCAAGCGGCTGCACTGGACGCCGCGGGCGGATAGTCAGATCTACCTCAACCAGATGTCAGTCAGCTGA
- a CDS encoding MFS transporter — protein MAYQLRKAPRAPVASVALAPAPTAERARPAGPLVLPALLGATIIGTLSNNILNVPLRNVTDSFHASVSAGVLVVSSFVLVLAAGMALTGWVGDRFGRNRTLTAALILMVAAQVGAALAPSLGVLVATRAVQGLACSAIPPQVMGMLADIFPARQRARMMGAWAAANGAGQAVGPPLGGLLTGLWGWRSIFWLLAPLTVLVIGFTRSLPRSDSPRPAPLHWQGAALLTIGATLVMTAATAVPQRAVPGWVDGALGLAGVSCIAGFVVTSRRTAHPLVPLPLLTEIRFVRSAIATLTQMFALMTFLVAVPLYITGTLGRSAGITGLLFFVLPAAMAVLAPVVGALSDRVGPRLVLRCGLVVLIASCLAMGIFTEQQARSLPLLCVLLFALGTGVALVQTPAATGATRSPAGRQGSALGLFNMMRFGGSAFGAAWVAVLYPRGAMLLLFGGAALLVLLALVVSIVGPDPEPVATPS, from the coding sequence GTGGCCTATCAGCTCCGGAAGGCACCGCGAGCCCCGGTCGCGAGTGTCGCGCTCGCCCCTGCCCCGACCGCCGAGCGCGCCCGGCCCGCGGGGCCGCTCGTGCTTCCTGCGTTGCTGGGCGCAACGATCATCGGGACGCTGAGCAACAACATCCTGAACGTCCCGCTGCGCAACGTGACCGACTCCTTCCATGCCTCGGTATCGGCCGGGGTTCTGGTGGTGAGCAGCTTCGTGCTCGTCCTGGCCGCCGGGATGGCGCTGACCGGCTGGGTCGGCGATCGGTTCGGTCGCAACCGAACGCTCACCGCGGCCCTGATCCTGATGGTCGCGGCCCAGGTCGGCGCGGCGCTCGCCCCGTCGCTGGGAGTTCTCGTCGCCACCCGCGCCGTGCAGGGCCTGGCCTGCTCGGCGATCCCGCCCCAGGTCATGGGGATGCTCGCCGACATCTTCCCGGCTCGGCAGCGCGCCCGGATGATGGGGGCGTGGGCGGCGGCGAACGGCGCCGGTCAGGCGGTGGGGCCGCCGCTCGGCGGCCTGCTCACCGGCCTCTGGGGCTGGCGCTCGATCTTCTGGTTACTTGCCCCGCTGACCGTGCTCGTCATCGGCTTCACCCGCAGCCTGCCCCGATCCGACAGTCCGCGCCCGGCCCCCTTGCACTGGCAGGGCGCAGCACTGTTGACCATCGGGGCGACCCTGGTGATGACGGCGGCGACCGCGGTACCCCAGCGAGCCGTGCCCGGCTGGGTCGACGGCGCACTCGGGTTGGCGGGCGTGAGCTGTATCGCCGGCTTCGTCGTGACGTCCCGACGAACTGCGCACCCGCTCGTCCCGTTGCCTCTGCTGACCGAGATCCGGTTCGTGCGCAGCGCGATCGCCACCTTGACGCAGATGTTCGCGCTGATGACATTCCTGGTCGCGGTCCCGCTGTACATCACCGGCACGCTCGGGCGCTCGGCCGGCATAACCGGGCTGCTGTTCTTCGTGCTGCCGGCGGCGATGGCCGTCCTGGCGCCGGTGGTCGGTGCGCTGAGCGATCGGGTAGGTCCGCGACTGGTGCTGCGCTGTGGCCTCGTAGTCCTCATCGCCTCCTGCCTCGCCATGGGCATCTTCACCGAGCAGCAGGCGCGCAGCCTGCCACTGCTGTGCGTGCTGCTCTTCGCGCTGGGCACCGGCGTCGCGCTCGTACAAACGCCGGCTGCGACGGGGGCCACCCGATCGCCGGCGGGCAGGCAGGGCAGCGCGCTCGGCCTGTTCAACATGATGCGCTTCGGCGGCTCCGCGTTCGGCGCAGCCTGGGTGGCGGTGCTCTATCCGCGCGGGGCGATGCTGCTGCTGTTCGGTGGTGCGGCGCTCCTGGTACTCCTGGCGCTGGTAGTGAGCATTGTGGGCCCCGATCCCGAGCCCGTCGCGACGCCTTCCTAG
- a CDS encoding MFS transporter yields MLAILIWTFTGHARTAAIGIFSTSVGVGMAAGPVLAGFLLDHFWWGSVFLINAPVAASGLAGPAVFVLNFRSPTPRERDPAGMLLSRSGLVALASGLIRAGQVATGSDTSSGNWPAYWRRCASTAIRNACSARCQPSNRGTTSVSHGTATSAVGRQTTPNAAR; encoded by the coding sequence ATGTTGGCCATCCTCATATGGACCTTTACCGGCCACGCCCGAACTGCCGCGATCGGCATCTTCTCGACTTCGGTCGGTGTCGGAATGGCTGCCGGCCCGGTACTGGCCGGCTTTCTGCTCGATCATTTCTGGTGGGGCTCGGTCTTCCTGATTAATGCTCCGGTCGCGGCATCAGGGTTGGCCGGCCCCGCCGTGTTCGTCCTGAATTTCCGTAGCCCCACGCCGCGGGAACGGGACCCCGCCGGAATGCTGCTGTCGAGAAGCGGGCTCGTCGCGTTGGCATCCGGGCTGATCCGGGCGGGGCAGGTGGCTACAGGTTCAGATACGAGCAGCGGCAACTGGCCGGCGTATTGGCGGCGCTGCGCCTCGACTGCGATCCGGAACGCCTGCTCGGCCCGCTGTCAGCCGAGTAACCGCGGGACGACCTCGGTCAGCCACGGCACCGCGACCAGCGCGGTCGGCAGGCAGACCACGCCCAACGCGGCCAGGTAG
- a CDS encoding M56 family metallopeptidase, producing MTPLVLGVLAVLLAGPVPAALSRIGALLRAPRAAITLWQAVALAAVLAGLGAGLAVASQVLLDKRLALPGDLARGFALLVTAVVLGRLLVTAHRVGLRTRQLRRRHRELVDLLADDDAAGVRVVPHETPTAYCLPGFHRSRIVLSDSTLHSLGASELDAVLAHERAHLRARHDLVLEAFTVLNEAFPRVVHSRVALDRVRLLIEILADDAAVRRCGRRALAQALVRLAGGSRPAAALGIGGGDVLWRVHRLAEPARPAPIVAAAAYLAALGVVCLPTALVAVPWLTEVVPRLLG from the coding sequence ATGACGCCGTTGGTGCTCGGCGTGCTGGCCGTGCTGCTGGCCGGCCCGGTGCCCGCGGCGCTGAGCAGGATCGGAGCCCTGCTGCGCGCTCCTCGCGCGGCGATCACCCTGTGGCAGGCCGTGGCGCTGGCTGCCGTTCTCGCCGGGCTGGGAGCCGGGCTCGCGGTCGCGTCACAAGTGCTGCTCGACAAACGCCTCGCGTTGCCGGGGGACCTGGCGCGCGGCTTCGCACTGCTGGTGACCGCGGTGGTGCTCGGCCGGCTGCTGGTGACCGCGCACCGGGTCGGGCTGCGCACCCGCCAGTTGCGGCGCCGGCACCGCGAACTCGTCGACCTGCTCGCCGACGACGACGCCGCCGGCGTGCGGGTCGTGCCGCACGAGACCCCCACCGCGTACTGCCTGCCCGGGTTCCACCGATCGCGCATCGTGCTCAGTGATTCGACCTTGCACTCGCTCGGCGCGAGCGAACTCGACGCGGTGCTCGCCCATGAGCGGGCGCACCTGCGGGCACGCCACGACCTCGTCCTCGAGGCGTTCACCGTGCTCAACGAGGCGTTCCCGCGCGTGGTCCACAGCCGGGTCGCGCTCGACCGGGTCCGCCTGCTGATCGAGATCCTCGCCGACGATGCCGCCGTGCGCCGCTGCGGACGGCGTGCGCTGGCGCAGGCGCTGGTGCGGCTGGCAGGCGGCAGCAGGCCGGCCGCCGCACTCGGCATCGGCGGCGGCGACGTGCTGTGGCGCGTGCACCGGCTGGCCGAACCCGCCCGCCCGGCCCCCATCGTGGCGGCCGCCGCCTACCTGGCCGCGTTGGGCGTGGTCTGCCTGCCGACCGCGCTGGTCGCGGTGCCGTGGCTGACCGAGGTCGTCCCGCGGTTACTCGGCTGA
- a CDS encoding BlaI/MecI/CopY family transcriptional regulator has translation MPTRSRPQLGELERAVMDVLWAHGEEGPCTVREVYSELSAARDIAYTTVMTVLDRLAKKGIVVQHRDGRAYRYAPSEPRATMIAGLMMDVLEDTDADVRRTALLRFAEGVSAEEAAALQAVLAQVVASDPGRPTRRGRRRASARP, from the coding sequence ATGCCGACCAGATCGCGTCCACAGCTCGGTGAGCTCGAGCGAGCGGTGATGGACGTCCTCTGGGCACACGGCGAGGAGGGTCCGTGCACCGTCCGCGAGGTGTACAGCGAGCTGTCCGCCGCACGGGACATCGCCTACACGACCGTGATGACGGTGTTGGATCGCCTAGCCAAGAAGGGCATCGTCGTCCAGCACCGCGACGGGCGGGCTTATCGGTACGCACCAAGCGAGCCGCGCGCGACCATGATCGCCGGGCTGATGATGGACGTGCTCGAGGACACCGACGCCGACGTGCGGCGCACCGCATTGCTCCGCTTCGCCGAGGGCGTCAGCGCCGAGGAGGCCGCCGCGCTGCAGGCGGTGCTGGCCCAGGTCGTGGCCTCCGATCCGGGGCGTCCCACGCGGCGCGGCAGGCGCAGGGCCTCCGCCCGACCATGA
- a CDS encoding cytochrome ubiquinol oxidase subunit I, with protein MNTLDISRWQFGIITIYHFLFVPITIGLSAIVACYQTAWLRTGTESYLRLTKFFGKLFLINFAIGVATGIVQEFQFGMNWSEYSRFVGDVFGAPLAMEGLLAFFLESTFLGLWIFGWDRLPRRIHLACIWIVHVGTLLSAYFILAANSWMQHPVGYALNPKTHRAELKDIGAVLFNSTQLVTFPHTISACFLTGGAFVLGIGLWQLMRAKTPDVDRVMYRNAARVGAWVSLVSGALVAITGDLQGKIMTEQQPMKMAAAEALYNTRSGASFSLFTIGSLDGKHEIWSLRLPKLLSFLATGSFNGKVDGINQIQAAYVERYGPGSYLPVVPATYWSFRLMIGLGVLAMLVAAATLWATRRGRQPRSRLLFASALVIPVLPVAANSFGWLFTEMGRQPWAVFGVLSTRDGVSPGVSPGAALTSLLALTVLYAVLAVVEFGLLAKYIRAGADPYAEPADLSLRDLAASGSAGEDADRPLTFAY; from the coding sequence GTGAACACCCTCGACATCTCCCGGTGGCAGTTCGGGATCATCACGATCTACCACTTCCTGTTCGTGCCCATCACGATCGGCCTGTCCGCGATCGTCGCCTGCTACCAGACCGCGTGGCTGCGCACCGGCACGGAGAGTTACCTGCGACTGACCAAGTTCTTCGGCAAGCTGTTCCTGATCAACTTCGCGATCGGCGTCGCGACCGGGATCGTCCAGGAGTTCCAGTTCGGCATGAACTGGAGCGAGTACTCACGCTTCGTGGGCGACGTGTTCGGCGCGCCGCTGGCGATGGAGGGCCTGCTCGCCTTCTTCCTGGAGTCGACCTTCCTGGGCCTGTGGATCTTCGGCTGGGACCGGCTGCCGAGGCGCATCCACCTCGCCTGCATCTGGATCGTGCACGTCGGCACCCTGCTGAGCGCGTACTTCATCCTGGCCGCGAACTCGTGGATGCAGCATCCGGTCGGTTACGCGCTCAACCCGAAGACGCACCGGGCCGAGCTGAAGGACATCGGTGCGGTGCTGTTCAACTCCACCCAACTGGTCACCTTCCCGCACACGATCAGCGCCTGCTTCCTGACCGGCGGTGCGTTCGTGCTCGGCATCGGGCTGTGGCAGCTGATGCGCGCCAAGACACCCGACGTCGACCGCGTGATGTACCGCAACGCCGCCCGGGTCGGCGCCTGGGTCAGCCTGGTTTCCGGCGCGTTGGTGGCGATCACCGGCGACCTGCAGGGCAAGATCATGACCGAGCAGCAGCCGATGAAGATGGCCGCGGCCGAGGCGCTGTACAACACCCGCTCGGGTGCGTCGTTCTCGCTGTTCACGATCGGCTCGCTGGACGGCAAGCACGAGATCTGGTCACTGCGGCTGCCGAAGCTGCTCTCCTTCCTCGCGACCGGCAGCTTCAACGGCAAGGTCGACGGGATCAACCAGATCCAGGCCGCCTACGTCGAGCGGTACGGTCCGGGCAGCTACCTGCCGGTCGTGCCCGCGACCTACTGGTCGTTCCGGCTGATGATCGGCCTCGGCGTGCTGGCGATGCTCGTCGCGGCCGCGACGCTGTGGGCGACGCGGCGCGGGCGGCAGCCTCGGTCCCGGCTATTGTTCGCCTCGGCCTTGGTGATCCCGGTGCTGCCGGTGGCCGCGAACAGCTTCGGCTGGCTGTTCACCGAGATGGGGCGCCAGCCGTGGGCCGTGTTCGGCGTGCTGAGCACCAGGGACGGGGTCTCACCCGGCGTCAGCCCCGGCGCCGCGCTGACCTCGCTACTCGCGCTCACCGTCCTCTACGCGGTACTCGCCGTCGTCGAGTTCGGCCTGCTGGCCAAGTACATCCGGGCCGGCGCCGACCCGTACGCCGAACCGGCGGACCTGTCGCTGCGCGACCTGGCCGCCTCCGGCAGCGCGGGCGAGGACGCCGACCGCCCGCTCACCTTCGCCTACTGA
- the cydB gene encoding cytochrome d ubiquinol oxidase subunit II: protein MDLGIVWFCLIALLWIGYFTLEGFDFGVGMLLPVLGRTETERRVVVNTIGPLWDGNEVWLLVAGGATFAAFPEWYAAMFSGFFLPLLVIVLALIVRGLAFEYRAKRDSPRWKARWDAVIITGSLIPALLWGVAFGNIVRGVRLGPDQVLQGSVLDLLNPYALLGGLTTLLLFLTHGAMFLALKTTGDIQVRARRLSDQVGLAAAVVAVAFLAWSFALRGSPGSAVLSVIAAGALVAGLVASRLGRDGWAFLGTFVTIGAAVAALFTGLYPDVLPSRLNDAWSLTVTNAASSAYTLKIMTIVAVAFTPLVLLYQGWSYWVFRRRIGTQHIPAAPASGPPAAPAHSPAVR from the coding sequence ATGGACCTGGGCATCGTCTGGTTCTGCCTGATCGCGCTGCTGTGGATCGGCTACTTCACCTTGGAGGGTTTCGACTTCGGCGTCGGCATGCTGCTGCCGGTCCTCGGCCGCACCGAGACCGAACGGCGCGTGGTCGTCAACACGATCGGCCCGCTGTGGGACGGCAACGAGGTGTGGCTGCTGGTCGCCGGTGGCGCGACGTTCGCCGCGTTCCCCGAGTGGTACGCGGCGATGTTCTCCGGCTTCTTCCTGCCGCTGCTGGTGATCGTGCTGGCGCTCATCGTGCGCGGGCTGGCGTTCGAGTATCGCGCCAAGCGCGATTCGCCGCGCTGGAAGGCGCGCTGGGACGCGGTGATCATCACCGGCTCGCTGATCCCCGCGCTGTTGTGGGGCGTGGCGTTCGGCAACATCGTGCGCGGCGTGCGGCTTGGCCCGGACCAGGTGCTGCAGGGCTCGGTGCTGGATCTGCTCAACCCCTATGCGTTGCTCGGTGGGCTCACCACGCTGTTGCTGTTCCTGACGCACGGCGCGATGTTCCTGGCCCTGAAGACGACGGGCGACATCCAGGTGCGGGCCCGCCGGCTCTCCGACCAGGTCGGCCTGGCTGCCGCCGTGGTGGCGGTGGCCTTCCTGGCCTGGAGCTTCGCGCTACGCGGCAGCCCCGGCTCGGCGGTGCTGTCCGTGATCGCCGCTGGCGCGTTGGTGGCCGGGCTGGTGGCGTCCCGGCTCGGTCGCGACGGCTGGGCGTTCCTCGGCACCTTCGTGACGATCGGAGCGGCCGTCGCCGCGCTGTTCACGGGTCTGTACCCGGACGTGCTGCCCTCGCGGCTGAACGACGCGTGGTCGCTGACGGTCACGAACGCGGCGTCCAGCGCGTACACGTTGAAGATCATGACGATCGTCGCGGTGGCGTTCACCCCGCTCGTCCTGCTCTACCAGGGCTGGTCGTACTGGGTGTTCCGACGGCGGATCGGCACCCAGCACATTCCGGCCGCACCTGCGTCCGGGCCGCCCGCGGCTCCTGCCCACTCCCCCGCCGTGCGATGA
- the cydD gene encoding thiol reductant ABC exporter subunit CydD has protein sequence MKPLDPRLVRYATRACAPLAAVVALGVGQAVLVIAQAYALADVIVEPVRHGVTLHTVAVPLVALAGIGLARGCLTWLTDVLAQKAGLRVTEQLRSRLLQHCLDLGPAWLSGARRGELTALLTRGVSALEPYVARYLPTLALAAIVPPLSIAVIAYQDGWSAVIIVLTLPLIPVFGALVGWATQRRSERQWRSMATLAGHFADVTAGLPTLVAYRRARSQSERIREVTRKHAEASMATLRLAFASSAVLELVATISVALIAVSVGLRLIDSAIDFRAALVVLLLAPEAYWPLRRVGAEFHASAEGLAAMSQVAAVLETPLPSRGTRTDVPDLRTAVIEVRDLVVRYPDRATAALGPLTLTLRPRTLHALTGPSGCGKSTVLAAMLGFAPIESGAITVGGVDLAEFDPDRLRSQLAWLPQHPAIPAGTLGDSLRLMRPDATEEQLHGALEQVGLGQVIARLPDGLDTVLAGPSADAEDGESAAGLSAGERARLALARVLVSERPVVLLDEPSARLDAATEQAIVEVMHRLRRNATVLMVTHRAGTAAAADVRIELEPAGAAETPASGRCPVGSAA, from the coding sequence ATGAAGCCGCTCGACCCCCGTCTGGTGCGCTACGCCACGCGAGCATGTGCCCCGCTGGCGGCGGTGGTGGCACTCGGCGTGGGGCAGGCGGTCCTGGTGATCGCGCAGGCGTACGCGCTCGCCGACGTGATCGTCGAACCGGTCCGCCACGGCGTCACGCTGCACACCGTCGCCGTCCCGCTCGTCGCGCTTGCCGGGATCGGGCTGGCACGCGGTTGCCTCACCTGGCTCACCGACGTGCTGGCGCAGAAGGCGGGGCTGCGTGTCACCGAGCAGTTGCGCAGCCGGTTGCTGCAGCACTGCCTGGACCTCGGGCCGGCCTGGCTGTCCGGGGCGCGGCGCGGCGAACTCACCGCGCTGCTCACGCGCGGCGTCAGCGCGCTGGAGCCGTACGTCGCGCGGTACCTCCCGACGCTCGCGCTCGCCGCGATCGTCCCACCGCTGTCCATCGCGGTGATCGCCTACCAGGACGGGTGGTCAGCGGTGATCATCGTATTGACGTTGCCGCTGATCCCGGTGTTCGGTGCGCTCGTCGGCTGGGCGACCCAGCGCCGCAGTGAGCGGCAGTGGCGCAGTATGGCCACCCTGGCCGGCCACTTCGCCGACGTCACAGCGGGCCTGCCCACGCTGGTGGCCTACCGGCGCGCCCGGTCGCAGTCCGAGCGGATCCGGGAGGTCACCCGCAAGCACGCCGAGGCGAGCATGGCCACGCTGCGGCTGGCGTTCGCCTCCTCGGCGGTGCTGGAACTGGTCGCCACCATCTCCGTCGCGTTGATCGCCGTGTCGGTCGGGCTGCGACTGATCGACTCGGCGATCGACTTCCGCGCCGCGCTGGTCGTGCTGCTGCTGGCGCCCGAGGCCTACTGGCCGCTGCGCCGGGTCGGTGCCGAGTTCCACGCGTCCGCCGAGGGCCTCGCCGCGATGTCGCAGGTCGCCGCGGTACTGGAGACGCCGCTGCCGTCGCGCGGGACCCGCACCGACGTCCCCGACCTGCGGACCGCCGTCATCGAGGTGCGCGACCTGGTGGTCCGCTATCCCGATCGCGCCACAGCGGCGCTCGGTCCGCTCACCCTGACGCTGCGGCCGCGCACCCTGCACGCGCTCACCGGCCCGTCCGGATGCGGCAAGTCCACCGTGCTCGCGGCAATGCTGGGGTTCGCGCCGATCGAGTCGGGGGCGATCACGGTCGGTGGCGTCGACCTGGCCGAGTTCGACCCCGACCGGCTGCGTTCACAACTCGCGTGGCTACCGCAACACCCGGCGATCCCGGCCGGAACGCTGGGCGACTCGCTGCGCCTGATGCGGCCGGACGCAACCGAGGAGCAACTGCACGGGGCACTCGAGCAGGTCGGACTGGGCCAGGTCATCGCCCGGCTGCCGGACGGCTTGGACACCGTGCTCGCCGGGCCGTCCGCCGACGCCGAAGACGGGGAGTCGGCCGCCGGGCTGTCCGCCGGCGAGCGCGCACGGCTCGCGCTGGCCAGGGTGCTGGTCTCGGAGCGTCCCGTGGTGCTGCTGGACGAGCCGTCGGCTCGGTTGGATGCGGCGACCGAGCAGGCCATCGTCGAGGTAATGCACCGGCTACGCCGGAACGCGACGGTGCTGATGGTGACGCATCGTGCGGGCACCGCGGCCGCGGCCGACGTCCGCATCGAACTCGAACCTGCAGGCGCCGCGGAGACGCCCGCGTCCGGCCGGTGCCCCGTCGGGAGCGCCGCGTGA